The genomic stretch CTTCTGAATGGGTGAAATAAAGGGTTTGTGTTGCTGAGCAGTGTCGCATCTCCATCAGTCTGCATCTAggcaggagggaaaaagaaCCTTTTACACATCAATCAGTCTGTCACTGGGTAAAAAAGACACCCGACATTTTATTTAGGACTTTTAAAGACAAAGGCCAATCGTTTTATTCTATGCCTCATTTATCGTGTGGAGGCAACAGGAAGTTGTTTTAACAAGGCTTCTGTCTCTTCCACAGATATCTTTTTTTATCTGATATTCATGGGAAAAGAAGCCTCTCGAACCACGGATGACTGCTGGCTTGTCCAATtcaacagacacactgacactgAATGACTCTATACAGCGGCAGCGGCCTTTGCCCCTCCTCAGACAACGAGAGTGGGTAATTTAGATCTTAAACCAAGTGGAGGGGAAAGCCTCGTGCTGGTTGTGTTGATGGACCGCTATTAAGCAATAACAATGGAGTTTGTGTGTAATTTACAGGGGAAATGGTGCATTAGTAATTAGGCATTCTGAGACAGTAATTACTCTGTGTGAGACATTGCAAATCTTTTCTGGACCATAAACCAGAAGCTTTAACACAGTGTCATCGCATATATTCGCCGTTAAATAGCTCTGCGTAAAAATAGATGAACCTCTGAAAGGTTGGCGCAAGCAGTTCTGATTTTCTCTCTGAGAGCACATCTGGAGAGTTCTAAAACAGCTGGTATTTCACACATTCGCTGGAGAAGAAGACAAGAGAGGTGATGAAGAGGCTCGGACTGTTCAGTTTATCATGGAGTCAGACTTGCTCATGCTGACGGGTCACACATTCGTGGAATCACGGATGTGATCAGTAGATGAAAACTTGATAAATGAGGTCTGAGTGAGCAGtgacacagaggtgacacaTAACCAACCTCCGCAAAATTATCCTGTTTCCAGTAGATTGGAATCATCAAGCTTAAATAAATATTCTGGGAAAAACAATTGTTTATCTTAGTCTAATTTTTGTGGCTTTAGCTCATACGATTTATTCCATCATTAATATACTTCATCATTTTGGTAGATGAACGCTGCAGAGCATTATGCAATGCTCTTCTCCgcctgcagggggagacagtTATCTTGCACAGTGGTGTATTAGAAATTAGAGATCACGTGCATGTTTGAATTAAAATGGAGAAGCTAGAAACCCAGATGAAGAACCCATTTATAAATGATTCACACGAGCTGAATTTTGATAGGAGAAAGAAGTTTGCATGCATAGACATGCGTGTAGCGATATTCCTTGTTATACACACGTAATTGTTGCGGTCATCTGGTCCGATTAAGCTTCTGGCTTTACTCAGCCAAGAAAACACATCCAGCAAAGATGCCAGAAGCCATAAAGCAAAACTCAATGTCACCGTGAAGCAAAACAGAGGAGCTTAATGACGGCATGGCCCCAAGTTCGAGCATGTGTCACGGTCAAATCGTCGGCTAATGAGCCAGTTGATGTTTATGTTTCACAGTGGGAGTCTGCcagttgctgtgtgtgtgtgtgtgtgtttgtgtggtggtggtggtggtggggtagAAGTATTCATTATTAAATATCAGAGTTCAGCTGTAGGTCCAATCAGAATAGCCTGAGGGAAAAATGGGCATAATTAGAATcatgagacaaaattctctctctctctctctctctctctcacacacacacacacacacacacacagacttgttCTATACATATTGACAATTTTCTCACTGTCCATATTTAAGATAATGAGTATTTCTGTGGCTGAGGTGATTAttatgaaaataaatcaaatctcaGATCCATCATTGATTCTTTACccataaaaatgttaaatatggCTGCATATGGAAGATATGGCAGATCATAACAACCAGCTGAATCTGTGTGTGAGCGCGATTGAGTTTCAAGGGGAACTCACTCACTACCGCCCCCCGTGGCACAAAATGGTAGCGACGGAAAGGGCAGGATGGAGGTTAATGATTTTGAAGGTTTTGACCGTATAACTGCGTGTTTCCTGTATAGTCTACTAACAGCGTTGCCAATAAGGGCTAAACATGGCAAACTTTTGAGAGGTTTACAAAGCTATTGTTAGTAAATCATGCTTTTCAAAACTAATGGCTGTTAGTTGAGTGTTTAGACTCGTGTCACAATTTGCTCCTGATTCTTACATCAAacgcaacagcagcaggtaaaataaaatagaaattcaGAGGTAGGTTGGAAAGTAATTTTCTTGTTGACTGGTGCAGTCTGAACTACATAACCACTAGAGTACTGGAGGCAGGTGATGTTCTTCACTTTGCCTTTTGTTTgatgttgcatttattttgtaCGTGAAAACATTGACAGCAGTTCAAACGATACGTCTCCAGAAAGGGGAAGAAATTAAAACACCACTGAGGTGCAGCCGTGGTTTGAGATTAAAACCACATAAATGGGTGTATTCCACATACTCTCATTTCCAGTAAAAGCCCcccacaccagacacacacacacatacactcttgTAACCTGAGGACAaaatgtcctcttcctctgtaaACCAAAGCTTCCTCGTATTTCAGAAACCACTGGGGGGGTATGTTTTTCTGCTTGCTGCGTTTTCCTCTCATCTACGTTGCAGGGTGCAGCTCTGGcttgtgtgagtctgtgtgtctctgtgagtgtgtgtgtttgtgggttaGGGAGGGGGAGCGAAGCCGTTTTTGCAGTCTCTCCATTTTGGgatcaggacaggaagtgggctcAACAGAGGAAACAtgacctcctctctccctccaccctcctacTTTTTTCCTTGTAGTCGGTCTTCCTCCCTTTGTCCGTCCCTCCCACAGCCTGTGCCTACACATTTACAGCCTCATTTCTGTCTCCtgcactgtgtgtttgtgtctgtgtgtgtgtgagtggaccTTAATATTCTAGCGACTTCCTGTGTAAATAAATGTACATTAACCACCGGTTTCCAAACAATGCTGAAAGTCAGCTCTGGTCCTTACCAgactccctccttccctcgtGACTCCCAGCCTGTTGTGTATCAGAGCCGCTCTGATTAAAAGCCAAAGCAAAGGTCAGCCTCTGCTGGGTAACGGAGATATCGCCTCGCTCTGATGGCTCAGGCCGACGGGCCTCAGATTACATTCGATGAAATAAAAGCCTGCGGTTAGGCTCCAGGCCGTCCGTCAGCACGGCGCTACTTATCAGGAGCCTCAACAATCTTCGCTCCCACAGTGGAAGAGGGATTCTCATTGTGTTCcaggaaattaaaagaaaacatgtttgaatttggttttcctcccacatttcttcttcttcttcaccctATTTACTCCTGCTTTTCAAcgggttttccttttttttctcttccctccctcacatTCCGACACAGGGGGTCTCGACCTCCCTCTCTGATGTGCACGGACTCAAACCCGCACAGACACCCACGTTGAGAAAATAATGAAACAGCATTTTTCAGCAGAAGGCAGCGTCTGTATTTCAGCACCgcagaacagaaaaacagaaccaaaacaaaagcagaaaggaCACTTCCCTCTTTTCATGGTCTGCCTCCATCCTGTTTACCTTTAAAAGgctgctgtctgtttttgtccccCCACAGTTTTCCTCTCCGGCTATTTTGTTCTGACACATCCAGTGCAACGACCAAACTTACAGACAGGTGTGATTGTACAGTcaggttagtaaaaatgacaaacGCTGCGGCCGCAGTTCAGCTGCAGCGGCACCGCAGGACAGTGCGGCGTTTCTAATGTGAGCTCACCacatgacacacaaacacactattCATGTACGGAGTATAAACATGCCTCTTGAATACAGTGTTGGGAGGAGGAAGTGTTCGTGGttgggtccaggtccaggtccgggtccaggtccaggtgggAGGAGCAGGGTCCTACTGCTGCGTACCAAAATAAAAAACCTTGGGAGCTACTGAAGACAATTACGGCTCAGATTTACAACTTGAACAATAAATCTGAGCCTCGGCAATAAAACTCGACCCCATCTGAGAAACTGCACTTGCCGTCTCAGAATTGCGGGTTTCtagaaaagaaaatgagttGTTTGGGGCACAATCCCGTcaggtgttgtgtgtttgttcttttcaaaagacAGTTATTATAATTCTAATAAATATATGGAATCCagatgagttttttttttaaatacttttttttacGCACCAAATTTACATGCGGGCCGAGATTTTCTTCAAAGATCGCAACACTTATGAATTAATGTACATCAACATTAGAATGTTTTGATACAGGATCGGCTGTTCGGGGAGCCATTAAATCATTCAAGTTTAACCACCATCGTTGATCAgtgcagaaagacagaaatgaaCCAACAGAACACTTTGTGTGCTACATTTTTCAGAGAgtagtttcttttttcattaaatCATCGTTTGCCCGTCGAGGCTCATCACAGTTAGTTCTCTAATTGTCTACCTTTCACCAAGAGTCCAAACAAAAGTCATTCATGTGCTCGTTTGTGTGCTTATGATCCTCTGTATGGAGCTGTGAATATAAAAGTCTCATGAAATGGTCAGTCTGGGATATATTATAATCTAATAACACCGTGTTAGAAATGATATGggaataattttttaaaaaaaccttgtAAAAGAGCCTGGAACAGGCTGAACTAGCCATCCCACAATCCACTGGGAGCACTGACAAACCATTAGCTTTCCACGCTAGTCTGTTTACACTATTTTGACGAGTGTTTTGTAGACGTACAGCGCCTAAAAGAAATGGTGCGAGCCAGCAGCCCAAGTTTTCCAGGGGTGGAGGCGACGTTTCCTTGGTAACAGAGCTCTTCAAAAATCAGAAATGCTGCTGCGATCCTCTAGGATTGTGGGAAacgagatttttttttcatcacaACTTATCAAAACTGCATCTACTAATGCTTCACTCTCGGAAAGCTTGACTTCTCCGGATGGTAATTATCATATTTTTACACTCTCATCAGTATTTATGTGACTTTTTGAATAATGCATGCTCCACCATGGTCACCAGTCCTGTCTGAAATAAGGCAAATGACCTCTGACACCTCCATAAATCCAATACTGCCACAGATGACACTGGGAAAAGCTAATCTACCATTCAACACCGGAGCTCCCTCCGTGTTTACAAGCGACAGGAATGCCAACAAGCAGCGTAACATGCGCAGCTGTTGCGATGGGATGATGGAAAAGATAGTGGTGAATCCTACATCATACTGTGTATTCCTGCCTGTGCATATTTCATGTAACAAGAGTCTCTGGtttgagagaggagagaagggaaggaggaTGAGAAAAGAAGGATGAGACTCATCATCTGCAGCTGTTGGGTGGGTGTGCACGCTGTGCAGCTGGAGGATAAACACAGGCGGGGCAGCGGAGGTAAAGACGGCGGCGTCCAGGGAGCGTAAGACACATTAGTCTCTTTCTGAAAGTTCAGGCCAGTTGTGCAATCTTATCACATAACACAGCATATGACCAGCATGGGCCTGAACCCTCAGCACTCTCCCTCCGTCACGTGTATATGAGGACAAGACATTCTTCAGctctaaatgtttttttcttcctcttctcctcctcttctttccctcctgcttctccctcGCACGGTTGGATGGGGCGAGTTGAACTGGCAGCAGTCTGATGGGGTTTAGCAAATGGGTTGTCAGTCATCGACAAAGACCAGAGGGAGAAAAACCACCACACTTTCAGTGCTCATTTCTTATCGCTGCATTGTATTTTTCTTCAAATGCAAGGATGAGAGGATGACGGTCTTTCCAGCATATTAATGCAGGTTAAATGCTGGGGTTTGTTCTCTGGAACCTTCACACGAGGGACTGCAGGAAGGAGGACGTGGGCTGGAGCGCCCCCACAGGTCCATAGGTCACTTATGGCTGTCCCAGAGGTTGTGTTTAATATACACGTGTGGGCCGGGTTCACGGCTGGTTTTCACAGTACggttggtggggggtggggggtggggtgccATCTGGCGTCACCAAGGTCACTGCAGCATGATGTCTTTGAGGTTTTCCTGCAGGATGGTGTCCTTGACGGCATGAAAGACAAAGCGGATATTTTCCGTGTCTATGGCAGTGGTGAAGTGGTGGAAGAGCGGCTTGCTCCTGTTTCTCCGCTTACGGCTGAACGACTGCACGAGGAACGCctgggagagacagggagagaagagaTAGAGGGACTTGAATATTTGATCGGAATCTTGTGTATGAAACAATCTTTGTACgagatgctgctgtgtttcagcAGCATCGAGGATTAGCTAAAACCTGGAAAATCAATCTCTATGAGCCGTGTGTGCAGCTAACCAGTGTTTTAATCTGGTTTTCACATATGACTTCAGGCAGAGAAGGAACcactacgtgtgtgtgtgtgtgtgtgtgtgtgtgtgtgtgtgtgtgtgtgtgtgtgtggaggggggcagGATTAAAGAATGCATCAACATTTAGTATTTTTATTCACAATAGAGCTCAGTTCAGGCCAGGAACCGTTTTCCTGTCTGCCTCTTGGCCACACACAGATGATTTGATGCATGCAGGAAATAAAGTTTCAAAGCGACAGTGACGTGTTTCTGACAGACATTTTAGAATGCATCAAATATCTGGGAGTTTTTCTCTGATGAGCAGAGAGATTCCAGCATGCGAACCTACTGGGGGATTCTGAATCTAAACATCCTGGCCGTTCCTCCGCCGTCTTATCAAAAGCTTTTTGAACAGTCGATGTGTTAGTGCTCTCTTGAATGCCATTGTGGTGCCTTAATGACCATTTCAGATCAAACTCTGACAATGACTGTAAGCGATGGGATGGCCACGACAGGCAGGGCCGATCGATGTTCTGCTACGTGAGTTTTTCACATCTTTGTCTGCGTGTCTGATGCTAAATCTGCTTCCACGGTTGGAGATTTTCATGGGAAAATGTTGGAGCCCGGATGTCTTTCAGTATGTAAGTcagcaccagtgtgtgtgtgtgtgtgtgtgttatacagCAGATGAACATCATtatgcacaaacaaacacacacacctgtacatcCTCTAGCCTGCGTGGGTCTCCTCTGAACTCTGGAAAGTTCTTGCAGATGTTGACTGTGCGAATCTTATCCACCAGcaggtctgttttgttgaggaagaggatgattgACACGTTGAGGAAGAGCTTGTTGTTGACGATGGTCTCGAAGATATTCATGCTCTCCACCAAACGGTTTGTCCGGCGGTCTTCCATTAGGACctgagcacagaaacacagttaTTCCTCTTTTTAACCAGCCTTTATCTCAAAGAGATTCAGTCGCCGTCATATGATTGTGGGGTTGAAACACTGCCAACGCTGAGGGAGCGATCAAGTTTCCACAGCAAACCACAAAGAGAGCTCTGTGTGGCTGTGAATTAAGTTAATAAAGTTAAAGGAAATGACAAGAGAAATGTTTTACTATGATCTTAACGCGGACTGAAAAGTTACCTGATCGTACTCCGACGATGAGACCATGAAAAGTATAGACGTGATCCCGTCAAAGCACTGAAACCACTTCTGCCTctgcgacctctgacctcccacgTCCACCATCTTAAACGGGATCTTCTTGATGACAAAGTCGTGCTCCACGATGCCTTTGGTGGCCTTCCTGGCGAACAAAATGTCCTGCTTGCTTGGGATGTAGCTCTGCCGAAACACCAAGTGGGGATCAAAGACTGGAAGGAAACAGGGGTGAGGAGTCTGTCGTCATGGCGACTCACCAGCTGACCGATGCGGTCCAAGTTGTCCAGGAAGTATTTGACTGACTCGctctgaaaacaggaagagcacAAATCAATCACAGCTGCAAAATTCGACCACGTCATCTTATTAAATGCTGAAACGGGcccaaagaaacaaacaaataaatccaaTCAAATCATTTTATCTGGTAACGTCCTGTTCTGGTCACAAATCAATCAAAACATCATCATGATGAGCAGCTGTGGATTTAACTGGATCAGGAGATGGCCAGAACACACATTTCTGTGCGGTCACTATTATATAGAAGGCTAAATATTCCTATTTGTATTTATTATCGTTTCCCTGTCCTTTCTGGGCAAAGACC from Takifugu flavidus isolate HTHZ2018 chromosome 6, ASM371156v2, whole genome shotgun sequence encodes the following:
- the gna12a gene encoding guanine nucleotide-binding protein subunit alpha-12a, with translation MSGVVRSLSRCLLPAEASRDPGNSKESSREARRKSREIDAMLARERRAVRRLVKILLLGAGESGKSTFLKQMRIINGQEFDKKALLDFRDTIYENILKGMRVLVDARDKLGLSWQSGENEKQGMLVMSWEGRVGVSGVEPGEFQLYVMALSALWADSGIQEAYTRRSEFQLSESVKYFLDNLDRIGQLSYIPSKQDILFARKATKGIVEHDFVIKKIPFKMVDVGGQRSQRQKWFQCFDGITSILFMVSSSEYDQVLMEDRRTNRLVESMNIFETIVNNKLFLNVSIILFLNKTDLLVDKIRTVNICKNFPEFRGDPRRLEDVQAFLVQSFSRKRRNRSKPLFHHFTTAIDTENIRFVFHAVKDTILQENLKDIMLQ